The nucleotide window CGATCTCCGTGGTTGATGGTAAGGAATTTATTTCGACATTCCATCTCCAGACTGTCTACACGAGGTAGATGGGAAGACGCCTGCCTACCTCTATTGGCTGGCCTTCCTATCAGACCCCCGTTTCCCCTGTGCAAGCCCCTGCTGGACCCTCTTGTCTTTCCGGCAGGGCCCTGAGCACCCACTCCAGTTTTGACCCACCCACCGCCTGAGGGAGGTGGATTGAGTGGAGTACGCAGCAATGACGGGGTCGTATCTCTTTTTGATGAGGGATGGGGcactgcctacctacctctaacgGGCAGCCCCAGAAACGGAATGACAGGCGCAGGCCAGGCATACCTACCTGGCCTCTACCTTGCACCACTCATAAGGTATGCTGTGCTGGGAGTGCTGACATGCTGCTAGCTGGAGGAGGTGCGACCGCCAAACTGAAGGTGCCTACTACCTACACCTACAGGCAGTGAGGACGAAAgtgagggagggagggaacaGGTGGAAGCACAGTCCACCTACTGAACCGCACCTGGGGGGTTGTGCCAGACGAGGGACTTCCACAAGAGGTTCCAGTCCAGGGGCCCGCCGTGCGCGATCGTCCAGTCTCCGTCTCCCACTTTCCATTCTTCAAGGTCGACATAGCTCCAGACCATCAAGACCTTGAAGCGCACACTTGGCCTGGCGAGTCGAGCCGTGCTACAGTATTGTTGCTTCTGCTTCCCGTTGCTCTgcctcttttttctcttggcCGATGAGCATCGCAACATCACGATATTTACGTCCGCTTTGCCCAACCCCTGCTTACCTCGTTGCCTCCCAGGGCTCCGTAGAGGCGAGACGGTTTTCCCTTCCGTCGCCTTCCACCAACCTGGCTATCTACCTCCCGTTACTTGCGGTATCAGCGACGCCCACTGCGACCGCTTCCCGACCCCGACAttgacctcaacctcaacctcaccaCAATAGTCCGAGTCAAGGCCACTTGCGTATATTGTCGCAGCTCACGCCAGCTACCGCGCCGAAGACGAACGACAACCCACGAACGCAATTGCTAGGCGCACTCCATAGCCCCAGTTCCATCGCACATCCCCCCTATCCCCGCCTGGTGCTGGACTCTCCCCGAGTAAAATAGGTGATCAGATATACGCAGAAGCTATTTGGTTCACCTACCTTTATAGACGCATCATCGAGACGCGAACGATCGATAATCACTATTGCGCCGGGCCCGACAGGACGGGCGATTCATTGCCGCTACTGcgtgccccccccccccccccccccccctttttttttcaccggTACAGACCACAATCGGCTTCACCCTGAAGGACAGCGTGCGATCGAAATACCCTCCATGTGCTATTTTTGACAAACACCCTTTTCCCTCAACGTTCGCCCCTAAGCAATTTGATCCTTGCGATTGTCCCACACCCGACGAAGCTAGTGGTGAACTTGGAATTTCGGCGCAGTTTTAAGGGTGAACACCGCAACCATGGATGACTATCTTGACGCCCCCATGGATGCGGACGATGTGTTCCCATGCAAAGGATGCGGTGAAGTAAGCCCCCCCATCCAGCCAAGTTACTCCTTGATCAATGCTGACCGTCCCGTGCTAGATTCTGGAAGAAGGCAAAGCATTCGAACTTGGTATGTTGTTAATACATAGATACCTATAGCTTGCTTCCCTTCCGCTTGCTGGGGGTATCAATCCTTCGCAACGGGCGGCATCCGCAATAGCATGAGCGTTTCGGAGCGAGTGAAGTGGGTGTTAATGATCTACGTTATTAACTGACAATATCATAGCTGGAAACCGATGGCATCTCGATTGCTTCCGTTGTAACACATGCAACACGCTCCTTGATTCGGATGCGAATCTCCTTCTGCTTGGAGACGGGTCGCTGATTTGCAACAACTGCACATACAGCTGTAGTGCTTGCGGTAATAAGATTGAGGACTTGGCCATCCTGACCGGAGACCAGGCCTTTTGCGCAACATGCTTCCGCTGTAGGAATTGCAAGAGAAAGATCGAAAACCTGCGCTACGCCAGGACGGCTCATGGGATATTTTGCATGAATTGCCACGAGAGTCTAATGGCACGAAGACGCAAGAAAGCAAAAGCAGCGGCTCAAGCAAAAGCTCGAGACACCGACAAATCCCTTCCTGCGCTACCGCCAAACGCTGTACCCCCTTCCAGCACAGGTTTCGCAGCCGAAAAGCTTGCGGCGGACTCTGATACCCCTACCGAACTATCACCACGACCGCGAAATGCTTATGGACGGCAGGACTCATCGTCGCGGAGCAGTTCGAGACCTGACCGCTCCCCCGAAAGATTGGCGGAAACGAACAAGGAAACGGTGCTGGCCCCGCCAGCGCCAAACTATAGACACAACCGCAATTCAACCATGTTTTCTGCTGATCTCAGCGGGGGGGATGCTGAGGACTTCTTCATTCCCGTCGCGCTTGACCAGAGTCCCGCGCCGTCCATCACGCCTCAGTCCACGGCAGACACAATTTCAGACACGAGCCGTAAAAACAAAGATTATTTTGGCTCGGCCAGGTCAAACGCTGTCCAGCCAGACAAGAAGGAATCGACGGCGCCAACACCCCACATTGCATTGATGGCGCAGATGGCCCAAGAGAGGCAGCCGTCGTCTGACTATGAAAGTCCTCAACAGGAGCGGCTCCCACCCCGGAAGCTCTCTCGAGCGGCCGATGTGATTGGTAACACAAAACCGGCCCATATCGCTAGCATCTTGGCCGAAGTCTACAATCAGCAGCCCAACAACGAGGACTTCAAGCTGCAGAATGTACCCAAAAGCAAGAGGCTTGTGGGTAACCGGAGCGAATCTCAAGCAAGCAACAGCATCGAGAATGGAACTACGCCACGGAACAAGGAGAGTCCTGAGCCCCCTTTAACTATGAGTCCAGACAGGATCATGACCCCTAGGTCCTCTCAGGATTCTCGTCCTAGGGATCCCATGAGCGATGAGATACGGCCGTCCAGCGACTCTGTAACCTCGCGCTCAGAAGTCTCGAACGCTGGGCGATCCATTCCACGGAAAGAGGTCCCGCCTCCTGTATCCAGAAACTGTACGTCCCCGTTCCAGTCCTGCGTGATTGTATCAGCTCTGTTTACTGACGTATTGCAAGTAGCCGATGGCAAACCTCTGCCGGTTCCTGGGTCGAACAGTTCCGAGGGTCCTGCTCTCCCGATCCGTCCCCCGCCGCCTGAGGCGAAGCTTAGTAACACGTATATGCAACCTCGCGCACCGCCTTTGCCTCCCACTCAGGCCCAGACCCCCAAAAACCAGTCGACAACAAGTGGTGAAGTCCAGGAGCTGAAACCATCCCCCAAGCTACCTAGGTGGAGCTCTGGGGTCGAGTTCAGCATGGATGAGGATATGGCCAGGATATTGGGAACAGATGAGGGCTCATCGTCAATCCTCCGCCGGGTCTCAAACGCAGTACGACATGGACGGAACAGCAGTGGTGAAACAGGCGCTACTCCTGGCAGGATTTCTCACAGTAGGAGCGTGAGCGAAACCACTCGAGGAACTACTTCGCCCCGTTGGCCGAGAACTCCGATTGTTGAGGACTACTCCGCCGGTAATATCAACGATATAACGAGTCCGTTGTCTTTGGCTAGTACGACACAGGATGATCCAGCCTATCTGAAGCGGCAACTCAGAAGCTCCGAGCAGCGGGTGGCAGAGCTGGAGCGACAGTTCAACACGGAAAAGGATCTTAAGAGTCTTAACAAGAAGTTGAtcgagaagaggaagacagTTTCGGTGCTTGATACTCAGACTGAGATCATGATCAGGCAGCTTGAGGTCTTGGCCGGGTATGTTGAGCGTGCAAAGAAGACTAACGAGTCGTTTGACGCTCGCGAGTTGGAGGAGTCCGCAATCAAGGAGTTTGTCCAAAAGCTAGAACGTCTCAAGCACAACATGACCTCTGCGATCGAGCAACTCATCGCGGAGAGAGACGatttggtggaggagaaaaaCCAAGCCATTGCCGACCGCGATCGCGCTCTGCTCGAGTTTGAGCAGCTGTCTTCCAAGAACGCTCAGTTGGCCGATATGAACAATGATCTCACTCACCAGATTCAGGAGAGATTCAAGCAGCAGATCAATAACGGCGAGCTCAAGTCACCCAATGGTTTGGGTATTTACGGCCACACCAAGGGTGCTTCACTCAACATGGACGCCGCGAGCTTACAGACAGCTACGACTATGGTTGGTCCTGATATGGAAGATCAGCTTGTGGAAGGCCCTACCGTGGTGAACATCCGCAAGGGCCAGGTCAAGAAGTTCAACTGGAAGAAGGGCTCCAGCAAGGTGGCGCACAATATCTCGAAGGGTATCCGTGGTGCAGCAGGCGCATTCCAAGGACAGGAAGGAACCcagaggcagcagcagcagcagcagcagcagcagcagcagggctCCTTGAACGGAGACAACATTGGTCTTCCTTATGCCATGACAGTTGCCCAGGTTGAGGCTCCGGTCACTGTCGTTCCCCCACCAGCCAACACCATCAAACCTGTGATGGTTGATAACGCGCGgcaaggtggaggaggtggtggtggagggttTGGTTTCTTCGGTGGCAAAAAGCCGAACGCGCAGCAAAAGTCGATGTCGGTGACCAATATCTCTACCCCTGCGGTTGCAGAAGCCCCCACTACTCTCTTCGGTTCCGACCTGATTGAGCGGACTGAACATGAACGCCGTCAGATACCAAGCGTGGTCACGCGCTGTATCGAGGAGGTTGAGCTTCGTGGTATGGATGTCGAGGGAATCTACAGGAAAACCGGAGGCAACTCTCAAATCAAGATGATTCAAGAGGGCTTTGAGAAGCAGCAAGATTTCGACATTTCCGACCCGGAGATCGATATTACTGCTGTGACGAGTGTCCTTAAACAGTACTTCCGCAAGCTCCCCAACCCCTTGCTGACGTTCGAGGTGTATGAAAGGGTCTTGGAGTCCAATAGTAAGTCCATCCCCAATTGACGGGTGTAGACGGATGCTCACCAGCTTTTTCCACAGATATTCAAGACGTAGAGGAGAAATGCGCTCACCTGAAGAAAACGGTCAACATGCTTCCACCAAAGCACCGCGACTGTCTCGAGTTCCTCATGTTTCATCTTGCTCGAGTAGCGAGCAGAGAACGCGAGAATTTGGTAAGTCTGCCGTTCCAATGGTCTCTTTTCCCTGTACTCGGGAAATTCGGCTGACTGGCTCTCATCAGATGTCACCCAAAAACTTGGCTGTGGTGTTTGCGCCCACCATCATGAGAGATCACAGTCTCGAGAAAGAAATGACAGACATGCACGCCAAGAACAATGCCGTGCAGTTCCTGATCGAGAACAGTGCGCTCATCTTTGAGGAATAAGGAGTTAGCGAGCGCGTGAGCGCGGTGCGGGCGAACTGAAGATGGACGGGAGAGTATCCTTAACCACCGAATGACCTACACGTGGTTTGTATATACTGATGAAATATTTTGGTTTTTCCCGCAAGCTTGGCCGATGCGACTAGCCGATGCGCTTGTCGAAGCATGGAAGTTGCACAAGGACTCAATTGGGCGTTGTTTTTCACTTCTCGTGGAAGGCTCGTAGGGCCTCTCCGCACCATGTCTTGCCCAGTTCACACTTTGGGGCTTTCTTGCTCTTTGGTGATCTGAATATTTTGGCCAGAAGAAAAATGAAAAATGGTGTGATGACTtggttgaagaaggacaagggtGGTCTGCAGTGATTTTGCGTGTGCCCTATGTGGGCTGGGAAAGGGTCGGTCTAATATTCTACAGTTGGATTGGATTTAAGTCTAATATGAGTTGATCAGGAAAATGGCACAACCCATTGCTCTCTGGGTCAGATGGGACAAATTTTCCCATGATTTTGGGGGGGTGGGGGGGCAGTTCACAACTGTCCGTAAAACCAGCTCTGTGATTACCCTCTTATATTCGAGTATGGTTATCGATTGATCCCTTCGTATGCATTTCGTAATTGTGATTTCCCTTGAGCACACAAATATGATCTGGAAAGTCGGGTGCGGGACGTCGCGGCTCGGTCAGATATGTATTGTCAATCTCGTGTCAGTGGTCAACTGTCCTCATGGCCGCTTCAGGGAATGGTAACTTGTACAGTCTACAAGcagctatttaaatattttgaCTGTCCTTTCTCTTCGTGACATTATAAAAGCATTTCCTGTTCTTCCTCCCTTTCTTCAGCCGGGTATCATGTCTTTCACGGACGCAACAACTTTGTCAGGCATTCCCACCCAACATCCACGCAAACCTAACGTGAGTGCAGAAATTCACACCCAACAAACCAACAAGTCCAGCCCTGGCTCGCCCCTCCAACCCACTTTCGAGCACATAGCCAGCcaccctccctcttcccccgGGTGCCACTGACTGTGTTCATTGTCCAACAATCCTCTTGACCTTATCCAACAACAAATTTCCCTGCCTTCCAAGCTTCATCTTCCCATCCCTCGCTCCCGGCTGCCTCGCCTTGGCCATCTGCTTGCGATACTTGTCTCTTTCAGCGATACGCTGGCGCTTTTCCTCCTCGCGCCGCGCAATCTCGGCCGCCCGCGCTTCcgcctgcttcttcttcttctcggcgaGCGCTAGCTCCTTTTCGTAGTAGTTCGGTTTGCGGTGGCGTTTGGGAAGGCGCGAGGGGTGCATGTTTGGGTCCATGGGTGGGGGAACGTAAACTCCGTCATCGTCTTCTTGGGTGGTAGTTGTGGTtattgttgtcgttgttgtccgTTGGAcctctttttgttcttctcctccgttGGCATCCCCTTCATTCTCGTTGTGCGATTCTTCGCTAGGTTTCTGTTGTTCGGCTCTAGCTGCTTTGGCAGCGGCGCCTTTCTCGAGGAGGATTTGCCGCGAAGGGTGGATTGGCGCGGGGGCGTCTATATCTCCCTCTACCTCGTTGTCGTTTTTGtagttgctgttgttgttgttgtcgtcctcctcggagACGTGGGCATCTAGAACGGAACCGACGGGGACACTGGAGGCAGCTGGGGCTCCGGCTTCTCTCTGGGCTTTGATTTTGGCGTATTGCTTCTTGACTTTAGCCTTGGTGATGagctccttcttgatcttggtGACTGGTTGATTGAAACTTTCATGTTAGCATGTATATGGGCGAAGCAAGATTCTCTTGGAATACGCAAAGTGGTGATTACCTTTGCGCTTCCACGCTCCATCTGGGAGGTTCTCTGGGCCAACACGGAAGCCATGCTTGGCCTTTTTCTTATCTGGAGCGCCGGTTGTCGGGCCCTCGTCAAGGGCTCTTTTGGGTGCCATGTTGTTGATTGTGAAAGTTTGATTGTTGGGAATTGGAGAGTGCAAGGGCCGACGTTATTTAGTCTGGGATAGTTGACGAGCAATGAGATGGCAATTAGATGATGCTGATTTCGAGTGTTGCTTGTACGTTTGGAGGAAGCTTGGTTGTCacggtttcttttttttttttttttttttcttttttttttttttttttttttttttttttttttttttccctcctgGGCAGTTTAACCACTGCACTACACTAGTCTACAAGATACAAATATACTGATAAGCTGCCCCTGACAGGTCGTTATCGCTACGGGCGGGAGACACTGGCAGAAGAACTGTCTAgagctacctacctcgaGGCGGTCAGTTGGCTGTGGGGTTAATGGCAGGGGCTACTGGActaattacctacctacactaacCTCCAGATGACGCGGAATTTGGCCAGTACATGTTGCATCATCGAGGTCAGAACTACCTAAGTCCAGGAACACCTCGATCGGATGCGTCGGTACCGCACAACGGTTAATCACCAAAACCTTGGACGGCGGACCTAAAAAATAGAACGGGTTAATTGAATCCTCAGAGGCAATGTAAGATAGATGGGAGTGAACAAATTAATCACCATGGGTGTCAATGCCTAACTGACAGGTACGTGATCACATCAAAATCATCCCGTTTTTACTGCGCAAGCCGCCGTGTACCTTTACgggtaagtagaggtactaccATATGAGGGGTACCGTATCCACTCCGCTTGTTAAACCACATCGGGCTTCAAAGTTCCCAACTGCAAGCCAAAGCCCATCTCTTGAATCCCTCGCTCAATCCACCTTTTGTTGCTTCTTCGATGAGTTGAAGCTCATTGTTTGGCAGAGGCACACAACATGCCCGATCCGGTTCATATGGATACCTGACCTACAAACACGTCTCGACCTCAACCGCAAGGAGTCCGGCGCAGATCTCTAGCTCCACTCCAGGTGATTACATATGCGGAAAAGGCATAACTACATGTTCACCCGGCTCGGTCCCGCCTGCCTTACTGCATGCATATCGAACTCTACGTACACTACCACAGCCAACACCTCGTCACCGGTTGCAACAGACTGGGGCCATGCCGTGACTCGGAGCATCACTCCCATTGCTCTTTTCCAGTCCATTAATTTCAGAGCTCTTCGAGTTTCAGAAGAGACGCTTGCCCAATTCCCACAACCCGCCAAATACATACATAGGCCTGGCGCAAGTCTGTATTATCGACGTCTACATGCCATGACCTGGAGGTTCTTTGTGTCTGATCTACCTTTCTTTGTGAATCATAAACATATCGTCCGATCAAATCGATTTGCTCAATTGTACCAAATAGCACCCTCACAGCTCTAGCAAAGTGCTGTGATGCTTGATTCGAGTTCCGGACCCATCCAGCTTCGACGACCTTCCGACTATGATGATATTTgcgctcttcttctccgccacCGCGATTTAATCAACACACGGTCCAGGTCTTGTGCATGTCCGGACTGATCCTGCTATCTCCCCTATACGTCTTGGATTAACGAACTTCCTCCACTCCCCCGAATTTTCCGGCCCAGCAAACTCCCAACACAGCTCATTGTTCATGGTTGGAATCATGGAAATTGTTGCAATATAGACTGCCTAAGATCCGAGCTGCTTCAACTCTTTGATCGGCGCGGAATTTAGTTCTTCAAAGAGCACAGACGCCCTTCACCGCATTTTGGCTTTTCTTTGAATCGCATAGTATCACTTCATGATGCCCTTTTCCCACAACCTGTCAAATCAGGGCCGTCTGGCTCACGTCTCTCACGCGGAGATGCCGGAGCCCACTGATCGTATACAGTCCGATCCTATGACGGCCTCCCCAAAGTCATTGCCTTGCCGTGTCTCTGAGGAGAGCATCAGGACTGAATTTTGCGAGGGACCAGTCGACAGCCCGTATAGCCCAGCCACTCCTGAGAGGAAGCTCCCCAGTGCCTTGACCTACGATCGAGCTGAGCTCATGCATCTCTTAAAGAGGACAGAAAGTCCAAATTGGGTGCCCGGTCGCCATGTACGTTTCTATATCTAAGTTTGGCTGTTATACCCTCTTGCCCTACTGACATGCTGACATGCTTGTAGCTTGAGTCACGGCTTTATGAAGACGAAGTACAGCCATCCCAACAGACACCTCGAACGTTAATTTTAAACGGGTCATGCTTGCTTTCCCCACCTGCAACTGCTCAAGAGAAGCAAGACGGTAATTGGAGCCAATTTGACGTAAACACTGCTGGACAGCTCGAGTCGGGGCTTGACATAGAACGCCCACGCTCTGCCCTTCACAGCGGAGATTTTACGCCAGACAATCAAACTTCCGAGGGACACGACGGACAAGACTCTTCTCAACCACGGAAATTCCATGACTTCGGGAACTTCAAAGACTCATGGACCTCCAGAGAGCCTACGCCGTGGCCCTTTGCACGGAAGGCAATGGAGTATAGAAAGGAGGCCTTTGGttcaccctcttcctcggtTTCTTCATCTCTCTCCACAAATTTTGCTTATAAACTCCCCACCAGTCCTTTAGTACATACAGAAAGCCGCGAGGATATTGAGTCGGAGACATCTTCGGACGGGATTATATCCGGATCCCCCAGTTTGCGAAGGCATACAATGAACTGGGCTCAAGGTTGTCCTCTGAGCCACGGAGGAATGTTAAGGCATACACCGCCACACAGGGACCGTACGCTTCCGTGCCAAGCACATCAACCTCGCCGTTCATTCGCGTCGCTCTCCGGCCTTTCGATACCAAGCTCTTCCCCTCAAACGCCTTCCATGTGTCGGTCAAGGCGTCAATCTCACAGCTCTGAAGGTTCTCCCTTACAGCATGCATCTATGGTTGGATCTTATGAAGAAAGTATTCTCAGGGGACGAATGTCAACAACGCCTTCCAAACCCTTGGAGTTCATGGCGCAAATCGGCGTCCTAGGTATCGGGAAATGCAGACCGAATTTGCGTTGCCCAGCTCACGTCACTCTACCATTTTCAGCTGTCTTTTATCGTTATTCCAGTACTGTTCATGGCAGGAGTAGAGGGGACGATGGACCGAGTCCCTACGTGGGCCAAATCGACTTAGAGAACGGATTGCCAAATCCAGAGGAATTGCAACGGTCCAAGCGAAAACAAGAATCAAGGCAAGCCGGACAAAAATCACCTAATGGCGACCGCATTGCTCATGATATCGGGGACGAAGCTTTAGGGGGCGATGGTCAGAGATTcgaaaagaacaagaaaacGTCACGATCTCACAAATCGCCTCCTGGAGGCTCGTACCGCATTCCAGAGAAGGGACAACTCCAAATCGTCATCAAAAACCAGAACAAAACAGCTGTCAAACTCTTTCTGGTTCCATATGATTTGACAGGCATGGAAGCGGGCACAAAGACGTTCATCCGCCAGCGGAGTTACTCTGCGGGACCCATCATTGACGGCCTTGAGAGTACAGTGCCGGACGGCCCTCCTATTCTTCGATATTTGATCCATCTCCATATTTGCAGCCCGTCAAAAGGTCGTTTTTATTTGTACAAGGACATCAGGGTCGTGTTTGCCAATCGGGTCCCAGACGGCACCGAGAAGCTTCGTAATGAAGTCACGTACCCAGAGCCGCGGTACATGCCATACAGAACATTGCGAACAAGCAACTTATCGTCTACTCCAACAAATAACTCTGTTGCTCCAAAACCGTCACAGCATGCTCCGGGTTTGGCTGCCGACAGACAGGATGAGAACCAGTCCGACACTCGTCAACCAAGTCAAGACGCAGAATATCTCAATACTTGTCTCCATTTCCCCCGACCCACAGCCATGGCAGCCGGTAGTGATGCCATGACCGGACTAGCGCTGA belongs to Neurospora crassa OR74A linkage group IV, whole genome shotgun sequence and includes:
- a CDS encoding rho GTPase activator Rga, whose amino-acid sequence is MDDYLDAPMDADDVFPCKGCGEILEEGKAFELAGNRWHLDCFRCNTCNTLLDSDANLLLLGDGSLICNNCTYSCSACGNKIEDLAILTGDQAFCATCFRCRNCKRKIENLRYARTAHGIFCMNCHESLMARRRKKAKAAAQAKARDTDKSLPALPPNAVPPSSTGFAAEKLAADSDTPTELSPRPRNAYGRQDSSSRSSSRPDRSPERLAETNKETVLAPPAPNYRHNRNSTMFSADLSGGDAEDFFIPVALDQSPAPSITPQSTADTISDTSRKNKDYFGSARSNAVQPDKKESTAPTPHIALMAQMAQERQPSSDYESPQQERLPPRKLSRAADVIGNTKPAHIASILAEVYNQQPNNEDFKLQNVPKSKRLVGNRSESQASNSIENGTTPRNKESPEPPLTMSPDRIMTPRSSQDSRPRDPMSDEIRPSSDSVTSRSEVSNAGRSIPRKEVPPPVSRNLADGKPLPVPGSNSSEGPALPIRPPPPEAKLSNTYMQPRAPPLPPTQAQTPKNQSTTSGEVQELKPSPKLPRWSSGVEFSMDEDMARILGTDEGSSSILRRVSNAVRHGRNSSGETGATPGRISHSRSVSETTRGTTSPRWPRTPIVEDYSAGNINDITSPLSLASTTQDDPAYLKRQLRSSEQRVAELERQFNTEKDLKSLNKKLIEKRKTVSVLDTQTEIMIRQLEVLAGYVERAKKTNESFDARELEESAIKEFVQKLERLKHNMTSAIEQLIAERDDLVEEKNQAIADRDRALLEFEQLSSKNAQLADMNNDLTHQIQERFKQQINNGELKSPNGLGIYGHTKGASLNMDAASLQTATTMVGPDMEDQLVEGPTVVNIRKGQVKKFNWKKGSSKVAHNISKGIRGAAGAFQGQEGTQRQQQQQQQQQQQGSLNGDNIGLPYAMTVAQVEAPVTVVPPPANTIKPVMVDNARQGGGGGGGGFGFFGGKKPNAQQKSMSVTNISTPAVAEAPTTLFGSDLIERTEHERRQIPSVVTRCIEEVELRGMDVEGIYRKTGGNSQIKMIQEGFEKQQDFDISDPEIDITAVTSVLKQYFRKLPNPLLTFEVYERVLESNNIQDVEEKCAHLKKTVNMLPPKHRDCLEFLMFHLARVASRERENLMSPKNLAVVFAPTIMRDHSLEKEMTDMHAKNNAVQFLIENSALIFEE
- a CDS encoding rho GTPase activator Rga, variant, which gives rise to MDDYLDAPMDADDVFPCKGCGEILEEGKAFELAGNRWHLDCFRCNTCNTLLDSDANLLLLGDGSLICNNCTYSCSACGNKIEDLAILTGDQAFCATCFRCRNCKRKIENLRYARTAHGIFCMNCHESLMARRRKKAKAAAQAKARDTDKSLPALPPNAVPPSSTGFAAEKLAADSDTPTELSPRPRNAYGRQDSSSRSSSRPDRSPERLAETNKETVLAPPAPNYRHNRNSTMFSADLSGGDAEDFFIPVALDQSPAPSITPQSTADTISDTSRKNKDYFGSARSNAVQPDKKESTAPTPHIALMAQMAQERQPSSDYESPQQERLPPRKLSRAADVIGNTKPAHIASILAEVYNQQPNNEDFKLQNVPKSKRLVGNRSESQASNSIENGTTPRNKESPEPPLTMSPDRIMTPRSSQDSRPRDPMSDEIRPSSDSVTSRSEVSNAGRSIPRKEVPPPVSRNSDGKPLPVPGSNSSEGPALPIRPPPPEAKLSNTYMQPRAPPLPPTQAQTPKNQSTTSGEVQELKPSPKLPRWSSGVEFSMDEDMARILGTDEGSSSILRRVSNAVRHGRNSSGETGATPGRISHSRSVSETTRGTTSPRWPRTPIVEDYSAGNINDITSPLSLASTTQDDPAYLKRQLRSSEQRVAELERQFNTEKDLKSLNKKLIEKRKTVSVLDTQTEIMIRQLEVLAGYVERAKKTNESFDARELEESAIKEFVQKLERLKHNMTSAIEQLIAERDDLVEEKNQAIADRDRALLEFEQLSSKNAQLADMNNDLTHQIQERFKQQINNGELKSPNGLGIYGHTKGASLNMDAASLQTATTMVGPDMEDQLVEGPTVVNIRKGQVKKFNWKKGSSKVAHNISKGIRGAAGAFQGQEGTQRQQQQQQQQQQQGSLNGDNIGLPYAMTVAQVEAPVTVVPPPANTIKPVMVDNARQGGGGGGGGFGFFGGKKPNAQQKSMSVTNISTPAVAEAPTTLFGSDLIERTEHERRQIPSVVTRCIEEVELRGMDVEGIYRKTGGNSQIKMIQEGFEKQQDFDISDPEIDITAVTSVLKQYFRKLPNPLLTFEVYERVLESNNIQDVEEKCAHLKKTVNMLPPKHRDCLEFLMFHLARVASRERENLMSPKNLAVVFAPTIMRDHSLEKEMTDMHAKNNAVQFLIENSALIFEE